The Zygosaccharomyces rouxii strain CBS732 chromosome G complete sequence genome contains a region encoding:
- the RPL38 gene encoding 60S ribosomal protein eL38 (highly similar to uniprot|P49167 Saccharomyces cerevisiae YLR325C RPL38 Protein component of the large (60S) ribosomal subunit), which translates to MAKEIADIKQFLELTRRNDVKVATVKVNKKLNKAGKSFRQTKFKVRGSKSLYTLVVNDAGKAKKLIQSLPPTLNVNRL; encoded by the coding sequence ATGGCTAAGGAAATCGCTGAtatcaaacaatttttggaattgaCCAGAAGAAACGACGTTAAAGTCGCTACCGTTAAGGttaacaagaaattgaacaagGCTGGTAAGTCTTTCAGACAAACCAAATTTAAGGTTAGAGGTAGCAAGAGCTTGTACACTTTGGTCGTCAATGACGCTGGTAAGGCTAAGAAGTTGATCCAATCTCTACCACCAACTTTGAACGTTAACAGATTGTAA
- the TFG2 gene encoding transcription factor IIF subunit TFG2 (similar to uniprot|P41896 Saccharomyces cerevisiae YGR005C TFG2 transcription initiation factor TFIIF middle subunit) translates to MSNDTGAVTNASTGNDSGDEYLSQEEEVFDGNDIENNENKVYEESLDLDLNQSNRQVWLVRLPMFLAEKWRDRNNIHGQQLGKIRINKDGSKIQLVLDENDNDSIPHQYDLELTKKVVENEFVFTEQNLRKYQQRVRELATDPEKQKQAFQRKQEREEELKRRQQQLKRRNNRKKFNHRVMTDRDGRDRYIPYVKTIPKKTSITGTVCHECQVMPSMNDPNYHKIVEQRRNLIKNNNKERITTLDETVGVTMSHTGMSMRGDNSNFLKVGREKAKSNTKSIRMPKKEILDYLFKLFDEYDYWSLKGLKERTRQPEAHLKECLDKVATLVKKGPYAFKYTLRPEYKRLKEEERKATLGELADEQGTGEDGQDGEGENEGDDEIEMEDVV, encoded by the coding sequence ATGTCTAACGATACTGGTGCTGTTACAAATGCTTCAACTGGGAATGATTCTGGTGATGAGTATTTGAgtcaagaggaagaagtCTTTGATGGTAAcgatattgaaaataatgaGAATAAAGTCTACGAAGAATCGCttgatttagatttaaACCAGAGTAATAGACAAGTTTGGTTGGTGCGTTTACCCATGTTTTTGGCTGAAAAATGGAGAGACAGAAACAATATTCATGGTCAACAGCTTGGTAAGATTAGAATTAATAAAGACGGTAGCAAGATTCAACTTGTACTCGATGAGAATGATAACGATTCTATACCGCATCAATACGATTTAGAATTGACCAAGAAAGTGgttgaaaatgaatttgtGTTTACAGAGCAGAACCTAAGGAAGTATCAGCAACGTGTTAGAGAATTAGCAACAGATCCTGAGAAACAGAAACAAGcatttcaaagaaaacaagaaaGGGAGGAAGAGCTAAAAAGGAGACAACAACAGTTAAAACGTAGGAACAATAGGAAGAAATTCAACCACAGAGTTATGACCGATAGAGATGGTAGAGATAGGTATATTCCCTATGTGAAAACAATCCCCAAAAAAACCTCCATCACAGGGACCGTTTGTCATGAATGTCAAGTAATGCCTTCAATGAATGATCCTAATTACCACAAGATTGTCGAACAGAGACGtaatttgatcaaaaataaCAACAAAGAACGTATTACAACGCTGGATGAAACTGTTGGTGTTACAATGAGCCACACTGGTATGTCTATGAGGGGTGACAACTCTAACTTCTTGAAGGTCGGTCGTGAAAAGGCAAAGAGCAATACCAAATCAATTCGTATGCctaagaaagaaattttggactatttgttcaaattatTTGATGAATACGACTATTGGTCTCTGAAGGGATTAAAGGAAAGAACAAGACAACCTGAAGCCCACTTGAAAGAATGCTTGGATAAAGTTGCAACCTTGGTGAAAAAAGGGCCATATGCATTCAAATACACCTTGAGACCAGAATACAAGAGAttaaaggaagaagaaagaaaagctACTCTGGGTGAATTGGCGGATGAGCAAGGTACTGGTGAAGATGGACaagatggtgaaggtgaaaatgaaggtgatgatgaaattgaaatggAAGATGTGGTTTAA
- the PRP18 gene encoding mRNA splicing protein PRP18 (similar to uniprot|P33411 Saccharomyces cerevisiae YGR006W PRP18 Splicing factor involved in the positioning of the 3' splice site during the second catalytic step of splicing recruited to the spliceosome by Slu7p), producing MDIGNLLKAEIDKKKNALDLKNRQVEEEPRVASSLPAHPEQGEKSSDMLDLTQNNGHKAENASNPDESTLERLRTRPERIERAIEEDSQVSIDIDPVTIGDSERRQELSMQCNIYIHDLLKDWSNREYQPHLLPETAKCFFPLLVRLRKSNLDLDLLTSLATVLYHLQRDEFQQATESYMKLSIGNVAWPIGVTSVGIHARSAQSRIQGDHNVANIMVDDRTRLWITSVKRLITFRESCSVGSN from the coding sequence ATGGATATTGGGAATCTATTAAAGGCAGAAATcgataaaaagaagaatgcATTAGATCTCAAAAATAGGcaagtggaagaagaaccTAGGGTAGCTTCATCGTTACCAGCACACCCAGAACAGGGCGAAAAGAGTTCAGATATGCTTGATTTGACTCAAAATAATGGACATAAGGCTGAGAATGCCTCCAACCCTGATGAATCTACTTTAGAAAGGCTGAGAACGCGTCCTGAAAGGATTGAAAGGGctattgaagaagattctCAAGTATCAATAGATATCGACCCTGTAACCATTGGTGACTCAGAGCGCCGACAAGAACTGTCGATGCAGTgtaatatatatattcaTGACTTGTTGAAAGATTGGTCTAATAGGGAATACCAGCCCCATTTACTACCTGAAACCGCCAAATGTTTCTTCCCACTACTGGTGCGGCTTAGAAAATCTAATTTAGACCTTGATTTACTCACTTCACTAGCGACAGTGTTATATCACTTACAAAGAGACGAATTTCAGCAGGCAACTGAATCCTACATGAAATTGAGTATAGGAAACGTTGCATGGCCCATTGGTGTAACTAGTGTGGGGATTCATGCTAGAAGTGCACAGAGTAGAATTCAAGGTGATCATAATGTTGCGAATATAATGGTTGACGATAGAACAAGATTGTGGATTACAAGCGTTAAAAGGTTAATCACATTTAGGGAAAGTTGTAGTGTTGGCAGCAATTGA
- a CDS encoding uncharacterized protein (similar to uniprot|Q06170 Saccharomyces cerevisiae YLR326W Hypothetical ORF) translates to MSGIITGLIGSYGQGWLQDKANEYAEEHFQPTKDPYYEELPSGKKVRRRLPDYCSKQESKAYKKLQNQAWSHDKGMCGGCCWSECIGWAPLLTIIPIIGPAIMYSIHGKMVDRAQIQFDLPQDMVLKMHGNIGVDLAIALVPVLGIVFSWMNACSTRNCAMVYNFVSQRAIEAHNQKMRGKAGIAETKRNDKAEAAQAKQNAKAAKHSKSPTPVAAATPPASAPAATSNVKSSKYTQKEVRSASPPLRNVPNTVSPFERSSPQPYSRPAAPLPPPSAAMPNSAVGGRVGGGNPYVVQSTNQSYPMQDWGQRPYQRPPAPTPGPAGTKSRAQRPYI, encoded by the coding sequence ATGTCTGGAATTATTACTGGATTAATTGGATCATACGGACAGGGTTGGTTACAAGACAAGGCCAATGAATATGCAGAGGAGCATTTCCAACCTACTAAAGATCCATATTACGAAGAGTTACCAAGTGGTAAGAAAGTTAGAAGAAGGTTACCTGATTACTGTAGTAAACAGGAGAGTAAAGCATataaaaaattacaaaatcAGGCATGGTCCCACGACAAGGGTATGTGCGGTGGATGCTGTTGGTCAGAATGTATAGGATGGGCACCGTTACTAACTATAATACCTATTATTGGACCTGCGATTATGTATTCCATCCATGGTAAGATGGTTGACAGAGCTCAAATTCAGTTTGATTTACCCCAGGATATGGTTTTAAAGATGCACGGTAATATCGGTGTTGATTTGGCTATTGCTCTAGTGCCAGTGTTGGGAATCGTGTTTTCGTGGATGAATGCGTGTTCCACTAGAAACTGTGCAATGGTTTATAATTTTGTCAGTCAGAGGGCTATTGAAGCTCATaatcagaagatgagaGGAAAGGCAGGTATTGCAGAAACAAAGAGAAATGATAAGGCAGAAGCTGCACAGGCGAAACAAAATGCAAAGGCTGCAAAGCATTCAAAATCACCGACACCAGTAGCTGCTGCTACTCCTCCTGCATCGGCACCAGCTGCCACTTCAAATGTTAAAAGTTCTAAATACACCCAGAAGGAGGTGAGATCAGCTTCTCCTCCATTAAGAAATGTCCCCAATACAGTTTCACCATTTGAACGCTCCTCCCCTCAGCCCTATTCGAGACCTGCTGCACCTTTGCCTCCTCCATCAGCTGCAATGCCAAACTCTGCAGTTGGGGGTCGTGTTGGCGGCGGTAACCCGTATGTAGTACAATCGACAAATCAAAGTTATCCAATGCAAGACTGGGGTCAAAGGCCATACCAAAGACCACCAGCTCCAACTCCGGGTCCTGCTGGTACCAAATCACGTGCACAGAGGCCATACATTTAG
- the ECT1 gene encoding ethanolamine-phosphate cytidylyltransferase (similar to uniprot|P33412 YGR007W Saccharomyces cerevisiae MUQ1 Choline phosphate cytidylyltransferase): MTVADSNRIWIDGCFDFSHHGHAGAILQARRTIGDPQRGWLVCGVHNDEAITLNKGTKPVMNQWERYGHTRSNRWCSEVVEDAPYVTEPSWLDRYNCQYVVHGDDITLDANGENCYRVVIEQGRFLMVKRTEGVSTSEIIHRILGKSKPVDRTSLPTFDELQMFSSGYNGYEPHCYVFENDLKNVVVKGGYDFHSYDGRTKLITGDFDLFHVGHIEQLSQLQGPNHSYRLIVVVQLDEGSIMTLREIALSLLSCKYVDGILVKPSADFLKQYSDKFIPMQSTFDGHFGYLNKQIIMDRVLENKQTYTERNKRKGFE, encoded by the coding sequence ATGACAGTAGCTGATTCAAATCGTATTTGGATTGACGGATGCTTTGATTTTTCACATCATGGACACGCTGGTGCCATCTTGCAAGCTAGAAGGACCATTGGAGACCCACAACGAGGCTGGTTAGTATGTGGTGTTCATAACGATGAAGCCATTACTTTAAACAAGGGAACCAAACCTGTCATGAATCAATGGGAGAGGTACGGGCATACGAGATCTAATCGATGGTGCAGCGAAGTTGTGGAAGATGCTCCGTATGTGACCGAACCCTCGTGGTTAGATAGGTATAACTGTCAATACGTGGTACATGGAGATGATATTACGTTAGATGCCAATGGCGAAAACTGTTATAGAGTGGTTATTGAGCAAGGTAGATTTCTTATGGTCAAGCGTACGGAAGGTGTGAGTACATCAGAGATTATCCATCGTATTTTGGGTAAGTCTAAACCAGTAGATAGAACAAGTTTACCCACTTTTGATGAGTTGCAAATGTTTAGTAGCGGTTACAATGGATACGAACCTCATTGTTACGTCTTCGAAAACGATTTAAAGAACGTAGTGGTGAAAGGTGGGTATGATTTCCATTCCTATGATGGTCGTACCAAGCTTATCACAGGAGATTTTGATCTCTTTCATGTGGGACACATCGAACAACTGTCTCAATTACAAGGTCCTAACCATAGTTATCGTTTAATTGTCGTTGTCCAATTGGACGAGGGTAGTATAATGACATTGAGAGAAATTGCGCTAAGCCTACTAAGCTGTAAGTATGTAGATGGAATACTAGTAAAGCCTAGCGCGGATTTCCTAAAGCAATACAGTGATAAATTTATACCCATGCAATCGACATTCGATGGTCATTTCGGCTACTTAAACAAACAAATCATTATGGATCGTGTCCTAGAAAACAAACAGACCTATACCGAGCGTAACAAGAGAAAAGGATTCGAGTAA
- a CDS encoding uncharacterized protein (similar to uniprot|Q06177 Saccharomyces cerevisiae YLR327C RBF9 Hypothetical ORF), whose amino-acid sequence MTRTTKWTEHEGRPDPKYFTHNGHFGENPYNVKKQGYGKGNWGRPGDEIEDLIDDGEIPEVFNKSRRGSNVQSNEKKYGKLQHIGDA is encoded by the coding sequence ATGACAAGAACAACCAAATGGACAGAACATGAGGGAAGACCTGATCCAAAATACTTTACCCACAATGGTcattttggtgaaaatcCATACAACGTAAAGAAACAAGGTTACGGTAAAGGTAATTGGGGCAGACCAGGTGATGAgattgaagatttgattgaTGACGGTGAAATTCCAGAAGTCTTCAACAAATCGAGAAGAGGTTCTAATGTTCAATCGAACGAGAAAAAGTATGGTAAGTTACAACACATTGGTGACGCATGa
- the NMA2 gene encoding nicotinamide-nucleotide adenylyltransferase NMA2 (highly similar to uniprot|Q06178 Saccharomyces cerevisiae YLR328W NMA1 Nicotinic acid mononucleotide adenylyltransferase involved in NAD() salvage pathway), which yields MDPTKAPDFKPTDSKSRPEPPPDPISTIPKSSPIVPYVLADYNSSIDAPFNLETAFKGRTKSKTRPPAPPPSEARTPASDTGGVGVGVGSSSGSSSRAPHSHYQLHPYHRHRGGHRNPEEKEQHRRASHIPMNTTDFQPLSAEISSTEEEEDTEGNEEELAEGIDSRLNLDDDPEKEEKSGGISVGVRKNQIADLEEVPHGIVRQARNLDDYEFPTHRLAKKLKNPNKMPLVIVACGSFSPITYLHLRMFEMALDAIREQTRFEVIGGYYSPVSDNYQKPGLAAASHRVRMCELACERTSSWLMVDAWESLQPTYTRTAKVLDHFNYEVNVKRGGVSTVTGEKMGVKIMLLAGGDLIESMGEPNVWADADLHHILGNYGCLILERTGSDVRSFLLSHDIMYQHRRNVLVIKQLIYNDISSTKVRLFIRRNMSVQYLLPNSVIRYIQEHGLYVNQTESVKQVMGTKD from the coding sequence ATGGATCCTACAAAGGCACCTGATTTTAAACCAACGGATTCTAAATCGAGACCGGAACCACCACCAgatccaatttcaacaattccTAAATCGAGTCCTATTGTACCTTACGTTTTAGCTGACTACAACTCATCGATAGATGCACCATTCAATTTAGAAACTGCATTCAAAGGAAGAACTAAATCAAAAACAAGACCTCctgcaccaccaccatcagAGGCAAGGACACCAGCTAGTGATACTGGTGGTGTTGGCGTTGGTgttggtagtagtagtggtagtagtagtcGTGCCCCTCATAGTCATTATCAACTACATCCATACCATCGCCATCGTGGGGGCCATAGGAATCCAGAGGAGAAAGAACAACATCGTAGAGCAAGTCACATCCCAATGAATACGACTGATTTTCAACCATTATCTGCTGAAATATCAtcaacagaagaagaggaagataCCGAAGgaaatgaagaagagcTTGCTGAAGGAATTGACTCAAGGTTAAATTTAGACGATGACcctgaaaaggaagaaaaaagtggTGGTATTAGTGTAGGAGTACGAAAGAATCAAATTGcagatttagaagaagttCCTCACGGAATTGTCCGCCAAGCAagaaatttggatgattATGAATTCCCCACGCATAGATTGgctaaaaaattgaaaaatccaaataaaatGCCCCTGGTAATTGTGGCGTGTGGGTCGTTTTCGCCAATTACTTATTTACATTTGAGAATGTTTGAAATGGCACTTGATGCTATTAGAGAACAAACTAGATTTGAAGTTATTGGTGGTTATTATTCACCAGTTAGTGATAATTATCAAAAACCAGGATTAGCAGCCGCAAGTCATAGGGTTCGTATGTGTGAGTTAGCTTGTGAACGTACTTCATCTTGGTTAATGGTTGATGCATGGGAATCGTTGCAACCAACGTATACTAGAACTGCAAAAGTTTTAGATCATTTTAATTATGAAGTTAACGTTAAGAGAGGAGGTGTTTCGACAGTCACAGGTGAAAAAATGGGGGTTAAAATTATGTTATTAGCTGGTGGTGATCTGATAGAATCAATGGGAGAACCAAATGTTTGGGCAGATGCCGATTTACATCATATTTTAGGTAATTATGGTTGTCTCATCTTAGAAAGAACAGGCTCTGATGTTAgatcatttttattatcGCATGATATCATGTATCAGCACAGAAGAAATGTGTTAGTTatcaaacaattgattTACAACGATATCTCCTCCACTAAAGTACGTCTTTTCATAAGGCGTAATATGTCAGTACAGTATTTGTTACCCAACTCCGTCATTAGATACATTCAGGAACATGGATTGTACGTTAATCAAACTGAATCCGTTAAACAAGTTATGGGTACTAAGGACTAA
- a CDS encoding uncharacterized protein (some similarities with uniprot|Q07927 Saccharomyces cerevisiae YLR012C Hypothetical ORF) — MTIAMTTTQILRGFSQITYMQYKSLPPEIQDEYLDWAQEQWEKQWAQLQFERQGGVSGIAKKKAEQEVQWLERVTTWSYLHAYIPRNRCRKSSRVYYSMYNSVSL; from the coding sequence ATGACAATCGCTATGACAACTACACAAATATTGAGGGGATTTTCACAAATTACGTACATGCAATACAAAAGCCTACCACCTGAAATACAGGATGAATATCTTGATTGGGCTCAAGAACAATGGGAAAAACAATGGGCTCAACTTCAATTCGAGCGTCAAGGCGGTGTTAGCGGAATTGCCAAGAAAAAAGCTGAACAGGAAGTTCAATGGCTTGAACGTGTTACTACTTGGTCATATTTACATGCCTATATTCCTCGAAATAGATGTCGTAAGAGTTCGAGAGTTTATTATTCAATGTATAATTCTGTATCTTTGTGA
- the MCY1 gene encoding putative cysteine synthase (highly similar to uniprot|P53206 Saccharomyces cerevisiae YGR012W Hypothetical ORF) produces the protein MSIDSGYWKNAVTFVSVSLAAYTSWKYYQAVLRRDTPPVKQSVDELIGNTPLVLIKSLSKATGTQIYAKMELCNPAGSAKDRVAFNAIREAEQDGRLIKGEPGWVFEGTSGSTGISIALLCNSLGYRAHISLPDDTSNEKLSLLESLGATVNKVKPASIVDPNQYVNAAKRACEELVKKGGRGIFADQFENEANWRIHYETTGPEIYKQMNGLIDGFVAGCGTGGTITGVSKYLKERISPHVVLADPQGSGFYNRINYGVMYDKVEKEGTRRRHQVDTMVEGIGLNRITRNFELGEHYIDESIRVTDDQALKMSKFLSVQDGLFIGSSTAINAVAAVKLSRKLGKGSRIVIIACDSGSRHLSKFWKTAKDVDRDISLEQVMVD, from the coding sequence ATGTCTATTGATTCAGGCTATTGGAAAAATGCTGTGACCTTCGTTTCCGTTTCCCTAGCGGCATACACATCTTGGAAGTACTATCAAGCAGTTCTTCGTAGGGATACACCTCCAGTCAAACAAAGTGTAGATGAACTAATCGGTAATACCCCATTAGTGCTTATAAAATCTTTGTCCAAGGCTACAGGTACTCAGATCTATGCAAAAATGGAATTATGCAACCCAGCTGGAAGTGCAAAGGATAGAGTCGCATTTAACGCTATTAGAGAGGCTGAGCAAGATGGTCGATTGATAAAAGGCGAACCGGGTTGGGTTTTTGAAGGTACCAGTGGATCTACAGGAATCTCCATTGCACTTTTATGCAATTCTTTAGGCTACAGAGCTCATATCTCATTACCTGATGATacttcaaatgaaaaattatcacTTTTAGAAAGTTTGGGGGCTACTGTTAATAAGGTTAAACCTGCGAGTATTGTAGATCCTAATCAATATGTGAATGCTGCAAAGAGAGCTTgtgaagaattggttaagAAGGGTGGAAGGGGAATCTTTGCcgatcaatttgaaaatgaagctAATTGGAGAATTCACTACGAGACCACTGGTCCTGAAATTTATAAACAAATGAATGGTCTAATAGATGGGTTTGTCGCAGGCTGTGGTACTGGTGGTACCATTACAGGtgtttccaaatatttgaaagaaagaatatCTCCTCATGTAGTATTAGCAGATCCACAAGGTTCAGGTTTTTATAATAGAATAAATTACGGCGTTATGTATGACAAAGTGGAAAAGGAAGGTACTAGAAGAAGACATCAAGTGGATACAATGGTCGAAGGAATTGGTCTGAatagaattacaagaaattttgaattagGTGAACACTACATCGATGAGTCTATTAGAGTCACTGATGACCAGGCATTAAAGATGTCAAAGTTTTTATCGGTACAGGATGGGCTATTCATTGGTAGTAGTACGGCAATTAATGCTGTAGCTGCAGTGAAACTCTCTAGAAAGCTGGGAAAAGGTTCTCGCATTGTTATAATTGCATGCGATTCAGGTTCAAGGCATCTAAGTAAGTTCTGGAAGACAGCTAAAGATGTGGATCGTGATATATCCCTTGAGCAAGTAATGGTAGATTAA
- the SNU71 gene encoding Snu71p (similar to uniprot|P53207 Saccharomyces cerevisiae YGR013W SNU71 associated with U1 snRNP (no counterpart in mammalian U1 snRNP contains few SR- RE- and RD-dipeptides U1 snRNP protein) — protein MSEIIYVSPQLYLNSDTKWKSDGEKPGYIPILRADLYKFQESLKGVLSSRSDQNQGKDGNLNSITYSIGSDAKTEYVANSGPDGVNQGPTGSTKFQTLQHFLPISLEQQLHTVSIMGIPVKVANKDVETFLHQCIRLLLQHLDAAQQRYEDFWQCWTSVQSLETQEVFVRFSDIDSKLFASFVKIVQGWFQSDKRPGAAEIHMDVNTEQLIKDQQVEPRKPSDTLIDSLNRLWQELDQSPTDKTQKQESNVEYQVDLTTLSDLPQDSLDQLCQDIVKFRTRVLTIEREKRVRESYEESKRRRQQMMMIFDQIRRSRRDAGDDRAELEEEEEGEEEEDEEEIEAGDEDDWTLEQRRQDLQRQEADHRYKSLLTQLQSEWEPELADLQRKLFRANHYEQVRLEEQPLHLKELSHLAVDPHYDHNRSYRQEEETRDEIDRKEHVIESTETNIQNKEQLLEGKQSAATIYNSADQDNGAENNAAEQQFKIKFAFKRAIDNSTRALSDEEDEGRPIVAQVSDTPTTPTSTTTTTTTTTTTEAATNAPDVLPEDGLDTKLEELNRSGLVQELVKEYLGVYEQELVDYIFDTIRKERNKVALLTELRETFDEDAATIVENIWGSVHLTTS, from the coding sequence ATGAGTGAGATTATATATGTCTCTCCACAACTATATCTGAACTCTGATACCAAATGGAAGAGCGATGGCGAGAAACCTGGTTACATACCTATCTTGAGAGCCGATCTTTACAAGTTCCAGGAGTCGTTGAAGGGTGTTCTTTCCAGTAGAAGTGATCAAAACCAGGGAAAAGATGGTAACCTGAATAGTATAACCTATAGCATAGGATCAGATGCCAAAACGGAATACGTCGCTAATTCTGGTCCTGATGGTGTTAATCAAGGTCCAACAGGATCCACCAAATTCCAAACCTTACAACATTTCCTACCAATAAGCCTTGAACAACAGCTACACACTGTTTCCATCATGGGAATACCTGTAAAGGTAGCTAATAAAGATGTAGAGACTTTTTTGCACCAATGTATTCGATTGCTGCTCCAGCATCTGGATGCCGCCCAGCAACGATATGAGGATTTCTGGCAATGCTGGACTAGTGTACAATCCTTAGAAACCCAAGAAGTATTTGTAAGGTTCTCTGACATTGACAGTAAGTTATTTGCTTCATTTGTTAAGATTGTACAGGGTTGGTTTCAATCTGATAAAAGACCAGGAGCCGCTGAAATCCATATGGATGTCAACACGGAACAATTGATTAAGGACCAACAGGTGGAACCACGCAAGCCCAGTGATACACTTATCGATTCTTTGAATCGATTGTGGcaagaattggatcaaaGTCCCACTGATAAAACTCAAAAGCAAGAATCTAACGTTGAATACCAAGTCGATCTAACGACTCTTAGCGATCTACCACAAGACTCCCTGGATCAACTATGTCAAGATATAGTCAAATTCCGTACTCGTGTGCTAACCATAGAACGAGAGAAACGGGTGCGTGAATCATACGAAGAAAGTAAGCGTCGTAGACaacaaatgatgatgatctttgatcaaatacGCAGGAGCAGACGTGATGCTGGTGATGATCGAGCAGAActagaggaagaagaagaaggggaagaagaagaagacgaagaagaaattgaggccggtgatgaagacgatTGGACATTAGAGCAACGCCGACAAGATCTTCAAAGACAAGAAGCTGATCACCGATACAAGTCCCTACTCACACAACTACAATCTGAATGGGAACCCGAATTAGCTGATTTACAGAGAAAACTCTTCAGGGCTAATCATTATGAACAAGTGAGATTGGAGGAACAACCACTCCATCTCAAGGAATTGTCACATCTCGCCGTAGATCCACATTATGACCACAATAGATCCTACAggcaagaagaagaaacaagagatgaaattgacAGGAAAGAACATGTTATTGAATCGACCGAAACGAATATTCAAAACAAAGAGCAACTACTAGAGGGGAAACAAAGTGCTGCTACTATTTACAATAGTGCCGACCAGGACAACGGCGCAGAGAACAATGCGGCTGAGCAACAGTTCAAGATCAAATTCGCATTCAAGAGGGCTATTGATAACTCCACAAGAGCCCTAAGCGATGAGGAAGACGAAGGAAGGCCGATAGTGGCCCAGGTGTCGGATACCCCTACTACCCCTACTTCTACCACTACAACTACCACTACAACTACCACTACAGAAGCTGCTACAAATGCTCCTGACGTATTGCCTGAAGACGGATTAGATACCAAACTGGAAGAATTAAACCGTTCAGGACTGGTACAAGAACTTGTGAAAGAGTATTTGGGTGTCtatgaacaagaattagTAGACTACATCTTCGATACCATCCGCAAAGAGCGTAACAAGGTCGCGCTTTTGACGGAGCTAAGGGAAACTTTTGACGAAGATGCAGCAACCATAGTGGAAAACATTTGGGGTAGCGTACATCTCACCACTTCATGA